One stretch of Dehalococcoidia bacterium DNA includes these proteins:
- a CDS encoding DoxX family protein — protein MAAENVQQGTFGRFFQSYTDEFYLIFRVAFAALVGMHGAQKAFLLWDFPAGANPNGLGTLVDIAGWVELIAAFLIGLGVLTRLGAGALVVTMIVAYFGVHAALSPVWPWPHLYPNPPDGGNAFVAHGGEVTILWFLCAGIIGILGSRRWGIERYFFGKELL, from the coding sequence ATGGCAGCAGAAAACGTACAGCAGGGAACATTCGGACGTTTCTTCCAATCGTACACAGACGAGTTCTACCTGATATTCAGGGTCGCCTTCGCAGCGCTGGTTGGCATGCACGGCGCGCAGAAGGCGTTCCTGCTGTGGGACTTTCCCGCAGGGGCGAACCCGAACGGACTCGGCACGCTGGTGGACATCGCCGGCTGGGTGGAGCTCATCGCGGCGTTTCTCATCGGGCTCGGCGTTCTGACCCGACTGGGTGCCGGCGCGCTGGTCGTGACGATGATCGTCGCGTACTTCGGAGTACATGCGGCTCTCAGCCCGGTGTGGCCGTGGCCGCACCTGTACCCCAATCCTCCTGACGGAGGCAACGCGTTCGTGGCGCACGGTGGAGAGGTCACTATCCTGTGGTTCCTCTGCGCGGGCATCATCGGAATCCTCGGCAGCCGCAGATGGGGTATCGAGCGATACTTCTTCGGCAAGGAGCTCCTGTAA